In Thalassophryne amazonica chromosome 14, fThaAma1.1, whole genome shotgun sequence, one DNA window encodes the following:
- the LOC117524339 gene encoding uncharacterized protein LOC117524339 → MSFKRREQKRVILSRFGCIRPKQNITPMLDAHVFKIITVKYGKQPTHTMSSGYMQQLLVSKEEILPEHHKWNLNFDLENIKEEEELWISQQGEQLQQLEEADLTTFGFSAVTVKSETDDVDEDDEKPETSNLHQSRRDESTEAEPVASSSSVHSILTTKAEGEDYGGPQPANGNPVGPVSRFLQQLLLPSSAVCATQYSLIVDSLKT, encoded by the exons atgtcatttaaaagaagagaacaaaagag GGTGATTCTGTCCCGTTTTGGCTGTATACGGCCAAAACAAAACATCACGCCAATGTTGGACGCACACGTTTTCAAGATAATCACCGTCAAGTACGGGAAGCAGCCTACGCACACGATGTCGTCAGGAT acatgcagcagttgttggtgagcaaagaagaaattctccctgaacaccaCAAATGGAATCTGAATTTTGACCTGGAGAAtatcaaagaagaggaggagctgtggataagtcagcagggagagcaacttcagcagctggaggaggcagatctcaccacatttggtttcagtgctgtcactgtgaagagtgaaacggatgatgttgatgaggatgatgaaaaaccagagacatcaaaccttcatcaaagccgacgtgatgagagcacagaggctgagcctgtagccagtagctcatctgtacacagcatACTGACAACAAAAGCTGAAGGAGAGGactatggaggaccacaaccagcca ACGGTAATCCAGTTGGCCCTGTGTCCCGATTtctccagcagcttctcctcccgtCCTCTGCTGTCTGCGCCACGCAG TATTCTCTGATCGTTGATTCGCTGAAAACCTAG